Genomic window (Flavobacterium oreochromis):
TGAATTATTTTTGTATACTAATTTAACTAAGATTTTTGATTTTATGCGTATTGATAAATATTTATGGTGTGTACGATATTACAAAACTCGCAACATGGTAACCGAAGCCTGTAAAAAAAACCAAATAACAGTAAATGGAATTACAGCTAAGCCTTCTAAAGAAGTTTTTCCTGGAGACAAAGTTACTTTTAGAAAAGACCAGATTACCTATAGCATTCAAGTTTTAGATATCCCTGCAAACCGAGTAGGCGCAAAACTAGTAGACATATACAGAAGAGATGAAACACCAGAAGAAGCATTTGCTCATCTAGAAATGCTTAAACTTTCTAAAGCTCATTATAGAAAATATGGAGAAGGTAGACCTACCAAAAAAGATCGTCGTGATCTAGACGAATTTGAGTTAGATTTTGAAAATGAATTTGAAGATGAATCTGAATAATAATTATTGGGAAAATCGATATCTAAAAAATGAAATAGGTTGGGATGTTGGCTCCATTACTCAACCTCTAAAATCTTATATTGATCAATTAAAAAATAAAGATCTTAAAATTCTAATTCCCGGAGGAGGAAACTCATATGAATTTGAGTATTTAATTCAGAAAGGTTTTAAAAACACTCATGTTCTTGATTATGCCCAAACACCTATTAAAAACATCAAAAAAAGGCTACCTAAAGTACCCAATCATCAAATTATATGTGAGGATTTTTTCTCACATAAAGATCATTACGACCTAATTATAGAACAAACTTTTTTTTGTGCACTTTCTCCTTCTTTGCGAAAAGAATACGTATTAAAAATGAATTCTTTATTAATTCCACAAGGCAAAATAGCAGGTTTATTATTTGAGTTTCCTTTAACAAGCGAAAGCCCTCCTTTTGGTGGTTCAAAAGAAGAATATCAAACTTTATTTTCACCTCATTTCAATATAAAAACATTAGAAACGGCTTACAATTCAAT
Coding sequences:
- a CDS encoding RNA-binding S4 domain-containing protein translates to MRIDKYLWCVRYYKTRNMVTEACKKNQITVNGITAKPSKEVFPGDKVTFRKDQITYSIQVLDIPANRVGAKLVDIYRRDETPEEAFAHLEMLKLSKAHYRKYGEGRPTKKDRRDLDEFELDFENEFEDESE
- a CDS encoding SAM-dependent methyltransferase, whose product is MNLNNNYWENRYLKNEIGWDVGSITQPLKSYIDQLKNKDLKILIPGGGNSYEFEYLIQKGFKNTHVLDYAQTPIKNIKKRLPKVPNHQIICEDFFSHKDHYDLIIEQTFFCALSPSLRKEYVLKMNSLLIPQGKIAGLLFEFPLTSESPPFGGSKEEYQTLFSPHFNIKTLETAYNSIKPRQGKELFFIFTKK